A DNA window from Paralichthys olivaceus isolate ysfri-2021 chromosome 3, ASM2471397v2, whole genome shotgun sequence contains the following coding sequences:
- the nhsa gene encoding actin remodeling regulator NHS isoform X5 has protein sequence MCRRAPQASHPQPVGPASRSPGQTIGQQGAESHHLHLGCAPDAHVPFPSHHQETREKGHGFNHARRYSYTVSTTTGVGFDRDASVRCSLVHSQSLLQRRRKLRRRRTVAGIPRQVQQDLDSDDSPSSRERTVIVHVSPDITPSNEELASHFSTRDSGCQTEDFLISGAPSRRRIRAQRVQGVSLSLSYSAGNISSLPDRADAMFTASVGPHLRSRSLPRDTSRMMDNGQNDSYDEEELSHFDPENFLPVPGKLLLKDEEESTDDQAISEHQLGIKYKQLSESPERSWMERTRSQLPRKADMGSCEISSSSDTFSSPVHSVSVAGVLAGQMDHKEDHQSSSGNWSGSSSTCPSQTSETIPPAASPPLTGSSHCDSELSLNAATHNNDDPTGFLLDHYQGVRTQRTGSFSSTAMDILEEAGVSTPIEQEWSYSHPEPPRPQDFSPEPNRETESSLGCPSFTSMATCESSFSDKPPSEKADTVSHYSVDTEGYYTSMHFDCGLKGSRSFTYNYAASGSDCGLSDLSGHMSLARRCLSLRKPKVKPSPPKRSSSLRKICSDGNISDKKEPKITCGQQRPLSSKERRLQLALSGSPGLIENSSLSREPFVVWGVEGSVELPDLGVFSSTDTHSFKDEGVVQSDYADLWLLNDLKSSDPYRSLSNSSTATGTTVIECIKSQESSESQTSQSGSRATTPSLPSVEGEFKLSSPEKLAGLASPSSGYSSQSETPTSSFPSAFFPGPLSPSSGKRKPKVPERKSSLSSLSLQSLSCVDGATSKRDLELPIIPPSHLDLSALQGVNKASAYRTQIQILHQNKQKAAVSAKAAPCNSEVFNTRPLSITPTVLHSVQLRSINKDTEESHEDRTTFKLKCPTVNLKSTLSNSKSLELKSPLIYSSHHHYTSSQELSKSMFGSNEELACGDAAWQGELRTEQDAESPLESVTVCRLQSEPSADVRETASSQEAEMCRQSVETPLCSVDCSSQSEPVQQPRSEPSEEELCSNPSVLQSSPNTSDSLEEVPATDGQSESMQESPIRNEDYKEEECDSSGASAESVSQDGTTPETEDYFSKDSTPSDTVASTLSDESRPEDDIVFLSPTKTRTTEDLFAMIHRSKRKVLGRKDSAELGARNRLNATLGPTPPSSTISSPVSVVSTPTAATPPGPQRVPVPIYRNVKKSSTSNEEFKLLLLKKGSRSDSSYRMSATEILKSPIAPKSPGDSLTELPGQPEELASPLQQQQHNSGPDQLSSPYPKAYAEGFSPKSYPTSAASRQGRSRIPPPANSSRYGMRSRLFSAPMQAISEGETENSDGSPHDDRSSQGST, from the exons ATGTGTAGAAGAGCTCCACAGGCAAGCCACCCTCAGCCTGTGGGCCCTGCATCGAG ATCACCAGGGCAGACGATCGGGCAGCAGGGAGCGGAGAGTCACCATCTCCATCTCGGCTGTGCCCCCGATGCCCATGTACCCTTCCCCTCGCATCAtcaagaaacaagagaaaaggGGCACGGATTTAACCACG CCAGGAGATACAGCTACACAGTTAGCACAACCACAG GGGTTGGCTTTGACAGAGATGCTAGTGTGCGCTGCTCGCTCGTTCACTCCCAGTCTTTGCTTCAGAGAAGGAGGAAGCTGCGGAGACGGAGGACTGTCGCTGGCATTCCCAGACAGGTGCAGCAAGATTTAG ACTCGGATGACTCTCCAAGTTCTAGAGAGCGGACAGTGATCGTTCATGTCAGTCCAGACATCACTCCCTCTAATGAGGAGCTGGCCAGCCATTTCAGCACCAGAGACTCAGGTTGCCAGACTGAAGACTTTCTGATCTCAGGAGCCCCATCACGCAGAAGGATCAGGGCCCAGAGAGTCCAGGgagtctccctctccctctcttactCTGCAGGCAACATCTCCTCCTTGCCGGACAGAGCTGACGCCATGTTCACTGCCTCTGTTGGCCCACACCTGCGCTCCAGGAGTCTGCCTCGAGATACCAGCAGGATGATGGATAATGGGCAAAATGACAGCTATGATGAGGAGGAGCTTTCCCACTTTGACCCAGAGAATTTCCTCCCTGTACCCGGGAAGTTGCTTctgaaggatgaggaggagagcacAGATGACCAGGCCATTTCTGAACACCAGTTGGGCATCAAGTACAAGCAGCTCTCTGAGAGTCCGGAGCGCAGCTGGATGGAGAGGACCAGATCCCAGCTGCCCAGGAAGGCCGACATGGGCAGCTGTGAGATCTCCTCTAGTTCAGACACCTTCAGCAGCCCTGTCCACTCCGTCTCTGTTGCAGGGGTGCTGGCAGGCCAGATGGACCACAAGGAGGACCATCAGTCTTCCAGCGGAAACTGGAGCGGGAGCAGCTCCACCTGCCCCTCACAAACCTCAGAGACCATCCCACCTGCAGCCTCTCCACCTCTGACTGGCTCCTCACACTGTGACTCTGAGCTCTCCCTAAACGCTGCCACTCACAATAACGACGACCCGACCGGCTTCTTGCTGGACCACTACCAGGGCGTCCGGACCCAGCGGACGGgctctttctcctccacagcGATGGACATATTAGAGGAAGCAGGGGTCAGCACTCCCATCGAGCAGGAGTGGAGCTACTCCCACCCCGAGCCTCCGCGCCCGCAGGACTTCAGCCCAGAGCCaaacagagaaactgagagCAGCCTGGGATGCCCGAGCTTCACGAGCATGGCCACCTGCGAGAGCAGCTTCTCTGACAAACCGCCGTCAGAGAAGGCAGACACTGTGTCACACTACTCTGTAGACACTGAAGGGTACTACACCTCCATGCACTTTGACTGTGGTCTGAAAGGTAGCAGAAGCTTTACTTATAACTATGCAGCCTCTGGCTCCGACTGTGGCCTGTCTGACTTGAGTGGTCACATGTCACTGGCGAGACGCTGCCTCTCTTTAAGAAAGCCAAAGGTGAAGCCGTCTCCACCGAAGAGGAGTTCATCCTTAAGGAAAATATGCAGTGACGGGAACATCAGTGACAAGAAGGAACCAAAGATTACATGTGGGCAGCAACGTCCACTGTCTTCCAAGGAGAGGAGACTGCAGCTAGCTTTGTCTGGCTCTCCGGGTCTTATAGAAAACTCTTCACTGTCCAGAGAGCCCTTTGTGGTCTGGGGGGTGGAGGGCTCAGTCGAGCTACCCGACCTTGGTGTTTTTAGCTCAACCGATACACATTCGTTCAAGGATGAGGGGGTCGTTCAGTCGGACTATGCAGATCTGTGGCTGCTGAATGATTTAAAATCCAGCGATCCTTACCGATCTTTGTCAAACTCCAGCACAGCTACAGGTACAACTGTTATAGAGTGCATCAAGTCGCAGGAGAGCTCAGAGTCGCAGACATCCCAGTCTGGCTCCAGAGCCACCACTCCCTCACTGCCATCAGTCGAGGGCGAGTTTAAGCTGTCCTCTCCAGAGAAGTTGGCGGGCCTGGCCAGCCCATCCAGCGGCTACTCTAGTCAGTCAGAGACCCCCACCTCCTCATTCCCCTCCGCCTTCTTTCCTGGGCCACTGTCACCATCCAGTGGTAAGAGGAAGCCCAAAGTCCCTGAAAGGAAGTCGTCTCTTTCATCTTTGTCCCTGCAGTCTCTGTCCTGCGTGGACGGAGCCACCTCGAAGAGAGACCTGGAGCTGCCCATaatccctccctcccacctcgACCTAAGTGCCCTTCAAGGTGTCAACAAGGCCTCGGCTTACAGGACCCAGATTCAAATTcttcaccaaaacaaacagaaggcTGCAGTGTCAGCCAAAGCTGCTCCCTGTAACTCAGAGGTGTTCAACACCCGCCCCCTGTCCATCACACCCACCGTGCTGCACTCGGTGCAGCTCCGATCCATCAATAAAGACACAGAGGAAAGTCATGAGGACAGAACCactttcaaactgaaatgtCCGACAGTGAACTTGAAAAGCACACTTTCCAATAGTAAATCATTAGAGCTCAAGAGTCCACTGATATACAGCTCACATCATCATTACACATCCTCGCAGGAGTTGTCTAAATCAATGTTTGGCTCTAATGAGGAGCTTGCATGTGGAGATGCAGCATGGCAGGGTGAGCTGAGGACCGAGCAGGACGCAGAGTCTCCTCTAGAGAGTGTGACAGTGTGCAGACTGCAGTCAGAGCCGTCAGCAGATGTCCGTGAGACAGCCTCGAGCCAGGAAGCAGAGATGTGCAGACAGTCAGTAGAAAcacctctctgctctgtggactGCAGCTCGCAGTCAGAGCCCGTACAACAGCCGAGAAGTGAGCCCTCTGAAGAAGAGCTGTGTTCAAATCCCTCTGTTCTGCAAAGTTCACCCAACACATCCGACAGTCTTGAAGAAGTGCCTGCTACTGATGGTCAATCAGAGTCGATGCAAGAGAGTCCAATCAGAAATGAAGATTACAAAGAGGAGGAATGTGACTCGTCAGGTGCTTCAGCAGAAAGTGTCTCCCAGGACGGGACCACACCAGAGACAGAGGATTACTTCAGTAAAG ACTCCACACCCAGTGACACTGTAGCGTCCACACTGAGTGATGAGTCGCGGCCAGAAGACGacattgtgtttctgtcacCCACCAAAACTCGCACCACTGAGGATCTGTTTGCGATGATACACAG GTCCAAAAGGAAAGTGTTGGGTCGGAAGGACTCCGCTGAGTTAGGTGCGAGGAACCGTCTCAATGCTACATTGGGACCTACGCCACCCAGCAGCACCATCAGCTCCCCAGTCTCAGTGGTGTCGACCCCCACCGCCGCGACCCCACCGGGCCCACAGAGAGTCCCCGTGCCCATCTACAGGAACGTAAAGAAGTCCAGCACCTCCAACGAGGaatttaaactgctgctgctcaaaaaGGGCAGCCGCTCAGACTCCAGTTACCGCATGTCAGCGACAGAGATCCTCAAGAGCCCCATCGCTCCTAAATCTCCGGGAGATTCTCTGACGGAATTGCCCGGGCAGCCGGAGGAGCTCGCCTCCCCcttgcaacaacagcagcataaTTCAGGGCCGGATCAGCTCTCCAGCCCCTACCCCAAAGCCTATGCTGAGGGCTTCTCTCCCAAATCCTACCCCACATCTGCTGCGTCCAGGCAGGGCCGCTCCAGAATCCCCCCACCCGCCAACAGCAGCCGCTACGGCATGCGCAGCAGACTGTTCTCAGCACCCATGCAGGCCATTTCtgagggtgagacagagaacTCAGACGGAAGTCCTCACGATGACCGCTCGTCACAGGGCTCCACGTAG
- the nhsa gene encoding actin remodeling regulator NHS isoform X3, with translation MPFAKRLVEPQLLCRYQVPGEEAVLYEDLVSISHVALSRTLRQLSDLAKHACSIFQELESDLASTSLRVRGLQRKIGQLQQTCSELDPKQEAVPVSNLDVESKLTTHYQAPWHQQRNIFHHSTRPVCVEELHRQATLSLWALHRDHQGRRSGSRERRVTISISAVPPMPMYPSPRIIKKQEKRGTDLTTPGDTATQLAQPQAAPSDPDTDGVALGHRSKFPIPNIPSTLDKQTNWSEALPLPTPEERMKCNSQVITSCVIPINVTGVGFDRDASVRCSLVHSQSLLQRRRKLRRRRTVAGIPRQVQQDLDSDDSPSSRERTVIVHVSPDITPSNEELASHFSTRDSGCQTEDFLISGAPSRRRIRAQRVQGVSLSLSYSAGNISSLPDRADAMFTASVGPHLRSRSLPRDTSRMMDNGQNDSYDEEELSHFDPENFLPVPGKLLLKDEEESTDDQAISEHQLGIKYKQLSESPERSWMERTRSQLPRKADMGSCEISSSSDTFSSPVHSVSVAGVLAGQMDHKEDHQSSSGNWSGSSSTCPSQTSETIPPAASPPLTGSSHCDSELSLNAATHNNDDPTGFLLDHYQGVRTQRTGSFSSTAMDILEEAGVSTPIEQEWSYSHPEPPRPQDFSPEPNRETESSLGCPSFTSMATCESSFSDKPPSEKADTVSHYSVDTEGYYTSMHFDCGLKGSRSFTYNYAASGSDCGLSDLSGHMSLARRCLSLRKPKVKPSPPKRSSSLRKICSDGNISDKKEPKITCGQQRPLSSKERRLQLALSGSPGLIENSSLSREPFVVWGVEGSVELPDLGVFSSTDTHSFKDEGVVQSDYADLWLLNDLKSSDPYRSLSNSSTATGTTVIECIKSQESSESQTSQSGSRATTPSLPSVEGEFKLSSPEKLAGLASPSSGYSSQSETPTSSFPSAFFPGPLSPSSGKRKPKVPERKSSLSSLSLQSLSCVDGATSKRDLELPIIPPSHLDLSALQGVNKASAYRTQIQILHQNKQKAAVSAKAAPCNSEVFNTRPLSITPTVLHSVQLRSINKDTEESHEDRTTFKLKCPTVNLKSTLSNSKSLELKSPLIYSSHHHYTSSQELSKSMFGSNEELACGDAAWQGELRTEQDAESPLESVTVCRLQSEPSADVRETASSQEAEMCRQSVETPLCSVDCSSQSEPVQQPRSEPSEEELCSNPSVLQSSPNTSDSLEEVPATDGQSESMQESPIRNEDYKEEECDSSGASAESVSQDGTTPETEDYFSKDSTPSDTVASTLSDESRPEDDIVFLSPTKTRTTEDLFAMIHRSKRKVLGRKDSAELGARNRLNATLGPTPPSSTISSPVSVVSTPTAATPPGPQRVPVPIYRNVKKSSTSNEEFKLLLLKKGSRSDSSYRMSATEILKSPIAPKSPGDSLTELPGQPEELASPLQQQQHNSGPDQLSSPYPKAYAEGFSPKSYPTSAASRQGRSRIPPPANSSRYGMRSRLFSAPMQAISEGETENSDGSPHDDRSSQGST, from the exons CGGTGTCCAACCTGGATGTGGAGAGTAAGCTGACGACACATTACCAAGCTCCGTGGCACCAGCAGAGGAACATTTTCCACCACTCCACGCGGCCAGTATGTGTAGAAGAGCTCCACAGGCAAGCCACCCTCAGCCTGTGGGCCCTGCATCGAG ATCACCAGGGCAGACGATCGGGCAGCAGGGAGCGGAGAGTCACCATCTCCATCTCGGCTGTGCCCCCGATGCCCATGTACCCTTCCCCTCGCATCAtcaagaaacaagagaaaaggGGCACGGATTTAACCACG CCAGGAGATACAGCTACACAGTTAGCACAACCACAG GCTGCGCCCTCTGACCCCGACACTGACGGGGTGGCTCTAGGTCACCGGTCTAAGTTTCCCATCCCTAACATCCCCTCCACCCTGGACAAGCAGACTAACTGGTCTGAAGCCCTGCCGCTGCCCACCCCAGAGGAACGAATGAAATGCAATTCCCAAGTCATCACCTCATGTGTCATCCCCATTAATGTGACTG GGGTTGGCTTTGACAGAGATGCTAGTGTGCGCTGCTCGCTCGTTCACTCCCAGTCTTTGCTTCAGAGAAGGAGGAAGCTGCGGAGACGGAGGACTGTCGCTGGCATTCCCAGACAGGTGCAGCAAGATTTAG ACTCGGATGACTCTCCAAGTTCTAGAGAGCGGACAGTGATCGTTCATGTCAGTCCAGACATCACTCCCTCTAATGAGGAGCTGGCCAGCCATTTCAGCACCAGAGACTCAGGTTGCCAGACTGAAGACTTTCTGATCTCAGGAGCCCCATCACGCAGAAGGATCAGGGCCCAGAGAGTCCAGGgagtctccctctccctctcttactCTGCAGGCAACATCTCCTCCTTGCCGGACAGAGCTGACGCCATGTTCACTGCCTCTGTTGGCCCACACCTGCGCTCCAGGAGTCTGCCTCGAGATACCAGCAGGATGATGGATAATGGGCAAAATGACAGCTATGATGAGGAGGAGCTTTCCCACTTTGACCCAGAGAATTTCCTCCCTGTACCCGGGAAGTTGCTTctgaaggatgaggaggagagcacAGATGACCAGGCCATTTCTGAACACCAGTTGGGCATCAAGTACAAGCAGCTCTCTGAGAGTCCGGAGCGCAGCTGGATGGAGAGGACCAGATCCCAGCTGCCCAGGAAGGCCGACATGGGCAGCTGTGAGATCTCCTCTAGTTCAGACACCTTCAGCAGCCCTGTCCACTCCGTCTCTGTTGCAGGGGTGCTGGCAGGCCAGATGGACCACAAGGAGGACCATCAGTCTTCCAGCGGAAACTGGAGCGGGAGCAGCTCCACCTGCCCCTCACAAACCTCAGAGACCATCCCACCTGCAGCCTCTCCACCTCTGACTGGCTCCTCACACTGTGACTCTGAGCTCTCCCTAAACGCTGCCACTCACAATAACGACGACCCGACCGGCTTCTTGCTGGACCACTACCAGGGCGTCCGGACCCAGCGGACGGgctctttctcctccacagcGATGGACATATTAGAGGAAGCAGGGGTCAGCACTCCCATCGAGCAGGAGTGGAGCTACTCCCACCCCGAGCCTCCGCGCCCGCAGGACTTCAGCCCAGAGCCaaacagagaaactgagagCAGCCTGGGATGCCCGAGCTTCACGAGCATGGCCACCTGCGAGAGCAGCTTCTCTGACAAACCGCCGTCAGAGAAGGCAGACACTGTGTCACACTACTCTGTAGACACTGAAGGGTACTACACCTCCATGCACTTTGACTGTGGTCTGAAAGGTAGCAGAAGCTTTACTTATAACTATGCAGCCTCTGGCTCCGACTGTGGCCTGTCTGACTTGAGTGGTCACATGTCACTGGCGAGACGCTGCCTCTCTTTAAGAAAGCCAAAGGTGAAGCCGTCTCCACCGAAGAGGAGTTCATCCTTAAGGAAAATATGCAGTGACGGGAACATCAGTGACAAGAAGGAACCAAAGATTACATGTGGGCAGCAACGTCCACTGTCTTCCAAGGAGAGGAGACTGCAGCTAGCTTTGTCTGGCTCTCCGGGTCTTATAGAAAACTCTTCACTGTCCAGAGAGCCCTTTGTGGTCTGGGGGGTGGAGGGCTCAGTCGAGCTACCCGACCTTGGTGTTTTTAGCTCAACCGATACACATTCGTTCAAGGATGAGGGGGTCGTTCAGTCGGACTATGCAGATCTGTGGCTGCTGAATGATTTAAAATCCAGCGATCCTTACCGATCTTTGTCAAACTCCAGCACAGCTACAGGTACAACTGTTATAGAGTGCATCAAGTCGCAGGAGAGCTCAGAGTCGCAGACATCCCAGTCTGGCTCCAGAGCCACCACTCCCTCACTGCCATCAGTCGAGGGCGAGTTTAAGCTGTCCTCTCCAGAGAAGTTGGCGGGCCTGGCCAGCCCATCCAGCGGCTACTCTAGTCAGTCAGAGACCCCCACCTCCTCATTCCCCTCCGCCTTCTTTCCTGGGCCACTGTCACCATCCAGTGGTAAGAGGAAGCCCAAAGTCCCTGAAAGGAAGTCGTCTCTTTCATCTTTGTCCCTGCAGTCTCTGTCCTGCGTGGACGGAGCCACCTCGAAGAGAGACCTGGAGCTGCCCATaatccctccctcccacctcgACCTAAGTGCCCTTCAAGGTGTCAACAAGGCCTCGGCTTACAGGACCCAGATTCAAATTcttcaccaaaacaaacagaaggcTGCAGTGTCAGCCAAAGCTGCTCCCTGTAACTCAGAGGTGTTCAACACCCGCCCCCTGTCCATCACACCCACCGTGCTGCACTCGGTGCAGCTCCGATCCATCAATAAAGACACAGAGGAAAGTCATGAGGACAGAACCactttcaaactgaaatgtCCGACAGTGAACTTGAAAAGCACACTTTCCAATAGTAAATCATTAGAGCTCAAGAGTCCACTGATATACAGCTCACATCATCATTACACATCCTCGCAGGAGTTGTCTAAATCAATGTTTGGCTCTAATGAGGAGCTTGCATGTGGAGATGCAGCATGGCAGGGTGAGCTGAGGACCGAGCAGGACGCAGAGTCTCCTCTAGAGAGTGTGACAGTGTGCAGACTGCAGTCAGAGCCGTCAGCAGATGTCCGTGAGACAGCCTCGAGCCAGGAAGCAGAGATGTGCAGACAGTCAGTAGAAAcacctctctgctctgtggactGCAGCTCGCAGTCAGAGCCCGTACAACAGCCGAGAAGTGAGCCCTCTGAAGAAGAGCTGTGTTCAAATCCCTCTGTTCTGCAAAGTTCACCCAACACATCCGACAGTCTTGAAGAAGTGCCTGCTACTGATGGTCAATCAGAGTCGATGCAAGAGAGTCCAATCAGAAATGAAGATTACAAAGAGGAGGAATGTGACTCGTCAGGTGCTTCAGCAGAAAGTGTCTCCCAGGACGGGACCACACCAGAGACAGAGGATTACTTCAGTAAAG ACTCCACACCCAGTGACACTGTAGCGTCCACACTGAGTGATGAGTCGCGGCCAGAAGACGacattgtgtttctgtcacCCACCAAAACTCGCACCACTGAGGATCTGTTTGCGATGATACACAG GTCCAAAAGGAAAGTGTTGGGTCGGAAGGACTCCGCTGAGTTAGGTGCGAGGAACCGTCTCAATGCTACATTGGGACCTACGCCACCCAGCAGCACCATCAGCTCCCCAGTCTCAGTGGTGTCGACCCCCACCGCCGCGACCCCACCGGGCCCACAGAGAGTCCCCGTGCCCATCTACAGGAACGTAAAGAAGTCCAGCACCTCCAACGAGGaatttaaactgctgctgctcaaaaaGGGCAGCCGCTCAGACTCCAGTTACCGCATGTCAGCGACAGAGATCCTCAAGAGCCCCATCGCTCCTAAATCTCCGGGAGATTCTCTGACGGAATTGCCCGGGCAGCCGGAGGAGCTCGCCTCCCCcttgcaacaacagcagcataaTTCAGGGCCGGATCAGCTCTCCAGCCCCTACCCCAAAGCCTATGCTGAGGGCTTCTCTCCCAAATCCTACCCCACATCTGCTGCGTCCAGGCAGGGCCGCTCCAGAATCCCCCCACCCGCCAACAGCAGCCGCTACGGCATGCGCAGCAGACTGTTCTCAGCACCCATGCAGGCCATTTCtgagggtgagacagagaacTCAGACGGAAGTCCTCACGATGACCGCTCGTCACAGGGCTCCACGTAG